A genome region from Carya illinoinensis cultivar Pawnee chromosome 2, C.illinoinensisPawnee_v1, whole genome shotgun sequence includes the following:
- the LOC122301387 gene encoding actin-depolymerizing factor 2-like isoform X2, which translates to MANAASGMAVHDDCKLRFLDLKAKRTYRFIVYKIEEKQKQVVVEKLGEPTDSYEDFSASLPADECRYAVYDFDFVTEENVPRSRIVFIAWSPDTSKVRSKMIYASSKDRFKRELDGIQVELQATDPTEMGLDVIRSRSS; encoded by the exons ATG GCAAACGCCGCATCTGGGATGGCTGTACATGATGATTGCAAGCTAAGGTTTTTAGATCTGAAGGCAAAAAGAACTTACCGCTTTATTGTTTACAAAATTGAAGAGAAGCAAAAGCAGGTTGTTGTGGAGAAGCTTGGTGAACCAACTGATAGTTATGAGGATTTTTCTGCAAGCCTTCCTGCTGATGAGTGCCGATATGCTGTGTATGACTTTGACTTTGTGACAGAAGAGAATGTCCCAAGGAGCCGGATTGTGTTCATTGCTTG GTCCCCTGATACTTCGAAAGTGAGAAGCAAGATGATTTATGCGAGCTCCAAGGACAGGTTCAAGAGAGAGTTGGATGGTATTCAGGTGGAGTTGCAAGCTACCGACCCTACCGAGATGGGCCTCGATGTTATTAGAAGCCGATCTAGCTGA
- the LOC122301387 gene encoding actin-depolymerizing factor 2-like isoform X1, with product MFFSQANAASGMAVHDDCKLRFLDLKAKRTYRFIVYKIEEKQKQVVVEKLGEPTDSYEDFSASLPADECRYAVYDFDFVTEENVPRSRIVFIAWSPDTSKVRSKMIYASSKDRFKRELDGIQVELQATDPTEMGLDVIRSRSS from the exons ATGTTCTTTTCACAA GCAAACGCCGCATCTGGGATGGCTGTACATGATGATTGCAAGCTAAGGTTTTTAGATCTGAAGGCAAAAAGAACTTACCGCTTTATTGTTTACAAAATTGAAGAGAAGCAAAAGCAGGTTGTTGTGGAGAAGCTTGGTGAACCAACTGATAGTTATGAGGATTTTTCTGCAAGCCTTCCTGCTGATGAGTGCCGATATGCTGTGTATGACTTTGACTTTGTGACAGAAGAGAATGTCCCAAGGAGCCGGATTGTGTTCATTGCTTG GTCCCCTGATACTTCGAAAGTGAGAAGCAAGATGATTTATGCGAGCTCCAAGGACAGGTTCAAGAGAGAGTTGGATGGTATTCAGGTGGAGTTGCAAGCTACCGACCCTACCGAGATGGGCCTCGATGTTATTAGAAGCCGATCTAGCTGA
- the LOC122301388 gene encoding THO complex subunit 4B-like isoform X2 has product MSNKLDMSLDDVIMNSRRSGGYNGNSRGRGRASGLGPDRRFANRTVPRMAPYYTPQPMQVVDSIFQQQLVLGGGSNTEEGTKLYISNLDYDVSSEDLQVLFSEVGDLKRYSVHYDRSGRSKGTAEVVFLRQFDAVAAIKRYNNVELDGKPMKIELVGVNLVTPAIVPPSTSSILGKPIGVFRSGQGRAGHGGWVQGGGSFFGHGPARGSTQGKVHVEKLTAEDLDADLEKYRLETLQTN; this is encoded by the exons ATGTCCAATAAACTGGACATGTCTCTCGACGACGTGATCATGAATAGTCGGAGATCCGGAGGCTACAATGGTAATTCCAGGGGCCGAGGCCGCGCCTCCGGTCTCGGTCCAGACCGTAGGTTCGCGAACCGCACCGTGCCTAGAATGGCGCCGTACTACACTCCGCAG CCAATGCAAGTGGTGGATTCCATTTTTCAGCAACAATTGGTGTTGGGTGGAGGCTCAAACACAGAGGAAGGCACCAAACTATATATATCAAACTTAGATTACGATGTTTCTAGCGAAGATCTTCAG GTCCTTTTCTCTGAGGTTGGTGACTTGAAAAGATATTCCGTTCATTATGATAGAAGCGGAAGGTCAAAG GGAACAGCAGAAGTTGTCTTTTTACGACAGTTTGATGCTGTGGCAGCCATCAAGAGATACAACAATGTTGAACTTGATGGGAAGCCGATGAAAATTGAGCTGGTAGGGGTGAATTTGGTTACTCCTGCCATTGTACCTCCTAGTACAAGTAGCATCTTAGGAAAACCAATTGGCGTATTCAGAAG TGGACAAGGGCGGGCTGGACATGGGGGTTGGGTTCAAGGTGGTGGTAGCTTCTTCGGCCATGGACCTGCCAGGGGAAGCACACAGGGAAAAGTTCATGTCGAGAAGTTAACTGCAGAAGATCTTGATGCTGACTTGGAGAAATACCGCCTTGAAACTCTGCAAACAAACTGA
- the LOC122301388 gene encoding THO complex subunit 4B-like isoform X1 has product MSNKLDMSLDDVIMNSRRSGGYNGNSRGRGRASGLGPDRRFANRTVPRMAPYYTPQPMQVVDSIFQQQLVLGGGSNTEEGTKLYISNLDYDVSSEDLQVLFSEVGDLKRYSVHYDRSGRSKGTAEVVFLRQFDAVAAIKRYNNVELDGKPMKIELVGVNLVTPAIVPPSTSSILGKPIGVFRSVFGSGQGRAGHGGWVQGGGSFFGHGPARGSTQGKVHVEKLTAEDLDADLEKYRLETLQTN; this is encoded by the exons ATGTCCAATAAACTGGACATGTCTCTCGACGACGTGATCATGAATAGTCGGAGATCCGGAGGCTACAATGGTAATTCCAGGGGCCGAGGCCGCGCCTCCGGTCTCGGTCCAGACCGTAGGTTCGCGAACCGCACCGTGCCTAGAATGGCGCCGTACTACACTCCGCAG CCAATGCAAGTGGTGGATTCCATTTTTCAGCAACAATTGGTGTTGGGTGGAGGCTCAAACACAGAGGAAGGCACCAAACTATATATATCAAACTTAGATTACGATGTTTCTAGCGAAGATCTTCAG GTCCTTTTCTCTGAGGTTGGTGACTTGAAAAGATATTCCGTTCATTATGATAGAAGCGGAAGGTCAAAG GGAACAGCAGAAGTTGTCTTTTTACGACAGTTTGATGCTGTGGCAGCCATCAAGAGATACAACAATGTTGAACTTGATGGGAAGCCGATGAAAATTGAGCTGGTAGGGGTGAATTTGGTTACTCCTGCCATTGTACCTCCTAGTACAAGTAGCATCTTAGGAAAACCAATTGGCGTATTCAGAAG TGTCTTTGGCAGTGGACAAGGGCGGGCTGGACATGGGGGTTGGGTTCAAGGTGGTGGTAGCTTCTTCGGCCATGGACCTGCCAGGGGAAGCACACAGGGAAAAGTTCATGTCGAGAAGTTAACTGCAGAAGATCTTGATGCTGACTTGGAGAAATACCGCCTTGAAACTCTGCAAACAAACTGA
- the LOC122301389 gene encoding uncharacterized protein LOC122301389 isoform X2, with protein sequence MSSSFSPSRSPVNPRLQHGAVGGVSRLRSSSLKKPPEPLRRAVADCLSSPSSSFSSSPSSAFSPHFWGPSAFVASEASRTLRDYLAASATTDLAYCVILEHTIAERERSPAVVARCVTLLKRHLLRYKPSEETLLQIDRFCVNTIDECDTSRKQRLSPGSRSLDQQAGASTGPMNISPLPVSSFASGALVKSLNYVRSLIAQHIPRLSFQPAAFAGAPPTSRQALPTLSSLLSKSFNSQLTPATGGESLEKKDATSISVSNLSIIEKVDELVDQVYIAHDVLKWRWLGEHHSSALPAESDSQDMRKRNFLEVGAAGLLVGDMEAKMKGQPWKFFGTADMPYLDQLLQPSPVTTITDSVNSWSHLKAITASKRTKPSPRQIWEDSPVSTFRVKARPLFQYRHYSEQQPLRLNPAEVCDVMAAVCSETSSTNATSSTNANIMTVSSKLSNHCGKPSMDVAVSVLVKLVIDMYVLDSGTASPLTLSLIEDMLSSPKAACRTRAFDLILNLGVHAHLLEPVITDSASTIEEEYSQESYFDNEAPLTTHGKGKSDFVKKMGRVSAIDNFESWILNILYEILLLLVQTEENEESVWASALSCLLYFVCDRGKIVKNRLNGLDIRVVKAFLETSRKNSWAEVVHCKLICMLTNMFYDDPDEPTDANPSTPTFLIDQVDLIGGTEFIFLEYSLSNSREERRNLYLVIFDYVLHQTNETCIATGVSEYTHDEIQPLAVLLTRADAPEAFYISVKLGVEGIGEILRRSISSMLSKYPNSERLNMLLEIVVDKFDTIVSSFTHLDREFSHMIQITKSYKFLESIEDTVPRNGLGMKAKLSWTILHSLLHSGRTAYRRNGYIWLGDLLIEEISEKRDAGIWSNIRTLQQKIAHAGLHDASAASDVPLAVELFCGLLKSKHNFIKWGFLLVLERLLMRCKFLLDENEILHPSSTELGHVDKDGHLEKANAVIDIMSSALSLVFQINETDRINILKMCDILFSQLCLRVPPTTAIPYGDGVHQANIMKETDGRSYTLLERETASMAALLLRGHVIVPMQLVARVPAALFYWPLIQLAGAATDNIALGVAVGSKGRGNLPGATSDIRATLLLLLIGKCTADPAAFQEVGGEEFFRGLLDDTDSRVAYYSSTFLLKQIMTENPEDYQHILQSLIVRAQQSNNEKLLENPYLQMRGILQLANDLGSRL encoded by the exons ATGTCTTCGAGCTTCAGTCCCTCCCGGAGCCCCGTTAACCCCCGGCTGCAGCACGGCGCCGTTGGCGGTGTTTCTCGCCTCAGATCCTCTTCGCTCAAGAAGCCGCCGGAGCCCCTGCGCCGAGCCGTAGCCGATTGCCTCTCCTCGCCTTCTTCATCGTTTTCGTCTTCGCCCTCCTCCGCTTTTTCCCCTCACTTTTGGGGCCCCTCGGCTTTCGTCGCATCCGAAGCTTCGAGAACTCTCCGG GACTATCTGGCTGCTTCTGCAACAACTGACCTGGCGTATTGTGTAATTCTGGAACATACAATCGCAGAGAGGGAGCGCAG CCCAGCTGTAGTTGCAAGGTGTGTAACACTCTTGAAACGTCATCTTCTACG ATACAAACCAAGTGAGGAGACACTACTACAGATAGATCGGTTCTGTGTGAACACAATTGATGAATGTGATACTAGTCGAAAGCAAAGATTGTCACCAGGTTCACGATCTTTAGATCAACAAGCAGGGGCATCAACAGGACCTATGAATATATCTCCTTTGCCTGTATCCAGTTTTGCTTCTGGGGCTCTTGTGAAGTCATTGAATTATGTACGTTCCCTTATAGCTCAGCATATTCCAAGACTGTCTTTCCAACCAGCTGCCTTTGCCGGAGCGCCTCCTACATCAAGACAGGCACTTCCAACATTGTCATCTTTGTTGAGTAAATCCTTCAATTCACAATTAACCCCTGCTACTGGTGGAGAATCTTTAGAGAAGAAAGATGCTACTTCTATATCTGTTTCAAACTTATCAATCATTGAAAAAGTGGATGAATTGGTAGATCAAGTATATATTGCACATGATGTTCTGAAATGGCGCTGGCTCGGGGAGCATCATTCATCAGCTTTGCCAGCTGAAAG TGATTCCCAAGACATGAGAAAACGTAATTTCCTTGAAGTTGGTGCGGCAGGATTACTTGTAGGAGACATGGAAGCTAAAATGAAGGGCCAACCTTGGAAATTTTTTGGAACTGCTGATATGCCTTATCTCGATCAACTATTGCAACCTTCGCCAGTAACAACAATTACCGATTCTGTCAATTCCTGGTCCCACTTGAAAGCAATTACAGCATCTAAACGCACCAAACCTAGCCCTCGTCAAATTTG GGAGGATTCTCCTGTGAGCACATTCCGTGTGAAGGCTCGCCCGCTCTTCCAATATCGTCATTACAG TGAACAACAACCTTTGCGATTGAATCCTGCTGAGGTATGCGATGTGATGGCTGCAGTTTGCTCAGAGACATCTTCAACAAATGCGACATCTTCAACAAATGCTAATATTATGACAGTATCATCTAAATTAAGTAATCACTGTGGAAAGCCGTCCATGGACGTGGCCGTGAGCGTCCTTGTGAAACTTGTTATTGACATGTAT GTTTTAGATTCTGGTACCGCTTCTCCCCTGACTCTGTCTTTGATTGAG GATATGCTTAGTTCTCCCAAAGCAGCTTGCAGGACTCGTGCTTTTGATTTAATTCTGAACCTTGGTGTTCATGCTCATTTATTAGAGCCAGTTATAACTGACAGTGCTTCAACGATAGAGGAAGAATATTCTCAAGAATCATATTTTGACAACGAAGCTCCACTTACCACCCATGGAAAGGGAAAAtcagattttgttaagaagATGGGCAGAGTCTCAGCTATTGATAATTTTGAGTCTtggattttaaatattttgtatgagattCTACTTCTTCTTGTTCAG ACTGAAGAGAACGAAGAATCTGTCTGGGCCTCTGCTCTAAGCTGTTTACTTTATTTCGTTTGTGATAGGGGGAAAATTGTGAAAAACCGACTAAATGGTCTTGACATAAGG GTTGTTAAAGCATTTCTAGAAACTAGCAGGAAGAACTCATGGGCAGAAGTAGTTCATTGCAAGCTTATTTGCATGTTAACAAACATGTTTTATGATGATCCTGATGAACCTACTGATGCCAATCCAAGTACCCCAACTTTTCTCATAGACCAGGTTGATCTGATCGGAGGAAccgagtttatttttcttgag TATTCCCTCTCAAACTCAAGGGAAGAAAGGCGAAATCTGTATTTGGTCATATTTGACTATGTTCTGCatcaaacaaatgaaacatGCATAGCTACAGGAGTCAGTGAATATACCCATGATGAGATTCAACCTCTTGCTGTCCTGCTCACTCGTGCAGATGCACCTGAAGCATTCTATATATCTGTTAAGCTTGGGGTGGAAGGCATTGGGGAGATTTTAAGAAGATCAATCTCTTCTATGCTGTCTAAATATCCCAACAGTGAACGGCTAAATATG CTCTTGGAGATTGTAGTAGACAAATTTGATACAATAGTAAGTTCATTCACACATTTGGACAGAGAGTTCTCCCATATGATACAAATTACCAAATCATACAAGTTTTTGGAAAGCATTGAGGATACAGTTCCAAGAAATGGTCTTGGTATGAAAGCAAAACTCTCATGGACCATTTTACATTCGCTTCTTCATTCAGGAAGAACTGCATATCGTCGAAATGGTTACATATGGTTAGGTGATCTGCTTATTGAAGAAATAAGTGAGAAAAGGGATGCTGGTATCTGGTCTAATATTAGAACCTTGCAGCAGAAAATTGCCCACGCTGGTCTTCACGATGCTTCAGCTGCTTCAGATGTTCCTTTGGCCGTTGAGcttttttgtgggcttttgaAGTCAAAGCACAACTTCATAAAATGGGGCTTCCTACTTGTTCTGGAGAGGCTTCTCATGCGATGCAAATTTTTGTTAGATGAGAATGAAATACTGCACCCAAGCAGTACCGAGCTTGGGCATGTGGACAAAGATGGTCATCTGGAGAAAGCTAATGCAGTGATTGACATCATGAGCAGTGCTTTGTCCTTAGTGTTCCAGATAAATGAAACAGACCGCATCAATATTTTGAAG ATGTGTGATATACTATTCTCTCAGTTGTGTCTGAGAGTTCCTCCTACAACTGCAATTCCATATGGAGATGGTGTGCACCAAGCCAATATAATGAAAGAAACTGATGGCAGATCCTACACCCTACTTGAACGTGAGACGGCCTCAATGGCAGCACTTTTACTTCGTGGACATGTCATTGTTCCAATGCAGTTAGTGGCACGCGTTCCTGCTGCGTTATTCTATTGGCCACTGATTCAGCTTGCAGGTGCAGCAACAGATAACATTGCATTAGGTGTTGCTGTAGGAAGCAAAGGAAGAGGAAACCTCCCTGGTGCCACGTCAGATATTCGGGCTACTCTTCTGTTACTTCTAATTGGTAAATGCACTGCAGATCCTGCTGCATTCCAAGAAGTTGGTGGAGAAGAATTTTTcag GGGACTTTTAGATGATACAGATTCAAGGGTGGCATATTATTCTTCAACTTTTCTTTTAAAG CAAATTATGACAGAAAATCCTGAAGATTACCAACACATTCTTCAAAGTCTCATTGTTAGAGCTCAGCAG AGCAACAATGAAAAGCTGTTGGAGAATCCATATCTTCAGATGCGTGGCATACTTCAGCTAGCAAATGATCTTGGATCGAGATTGTAA
- the LOC122301389 gene encoding uncharacterized protein LOC122301389 isoform X1 — translation MSSSFSPSRSPVNPRLQHGAVGGVSRLRSSSLKKPPEPLRRAVADCLSSPSSSFSSSPSSAFSPHFWGPSAFVASEASRTLRDYLAASATTDLAYCVILEHTIAERERSPAVVARCVTLLKRHLLRYKPSEETLLQIDRFCVNTIDECDTSRKQRLSPGSRSLDQQAGASTGPMNISPLPVSSFASGALVKSLNYVRSLIAQHIPRLSFQPAAFAGAPPTSRQALPTLSSLLSKSFNSQLTPATGGESLEKKDATSISVSNLSIIEKVDELVDQVYIAHDVLKWRWLGEHHSSALPAESDSQDMRKRNFLEVGAAGLLVGDMEAKMKGQPWKFFGTADMPYLDQLLQPSPVTTITDSVNSWSHLKAITASKRTKPSPRQIWEDSPVSTFRVKARPLFQYRHYSEQQPLRLNPAEVCDVMAAVCSETSSTNATSSTNANIMTVSSKLSNHCGKPSMDVAVSVLVKLVIDMYVLDSGTASPLTLSLIEDMLSSPKAACRTRAFDLILNLGVHAHLLEPVITDSASTIEEEYSQESYFDNEAPLTTHGKGKSDFVKKMGRVSAIDNFESWILNILYEILLLLVQTEENEESVWASALSCLLYFVCDRGKIVKNRLNGLDIRVVKAFLETSRKNSWAEVVHCKLICMLTNMFYDDPDEPTDANPSTPTFLIDQVDLIGGTEFIFLEYSLSNSREERRNLYLVIFDYVLHQTNETCIATGVSEYTHDEIQPLAVLLTRADAPEAFYISVKLGVEGIGEILRRSISSMLSKYPNSERLNMLLEIVVDKFDTIVSSFTHLDREFSHMIQITKSYKFLESIEDTVPRNGLGMKAKLSWTILHSLLHSGRTAYRRNGYIWLGDLLIEEISEKRDAGIWSNIRTLQQKIAHAGLHDASAASDVPLAVELFCGLLKSKHNFIKWGFLLVLERLLMRCKFLLDENEILHPSSTELGHVDKDGHLEKANAVIDIMSSALSLVFQINETDRINILKMCDILFSQLCLRVPPTTAIPYGDGVHQANIMKETDGRSYTLLERETASMAALLLRGHVIVPMQLVARVPAALFYWPLIQLAGAATDNIALGVAVGSKGRGNLPGATSDIRATLLLLLIGKCTADPAAFQEVGGEEFFRGLLDDTDSRVAYYSSTFLLKQIMTENPEDYQHILQSLIVRAQQSNNEKLLENPYLQMRGILQLANDLGSRL, via the exons ATGTCTTCGAGCTTCAGTCCCTCCCGGAGCCCCGTTAACCCCCGGCTGCAGCACGGCGCCGTTGGCGGTGTTTCTCGCCTCAGATCCTCTTCGCTCAAGAAGCCGCCGGAGCCCCTGCGCCGAGCCGTAGCCGATTGCCTCTCCTCGCCTTCTTCATCGTTTTCGTCTTCGCCCTCCTCCGCTTTTTCCCCTCACTTTTGGGGCCCCTCGGCTTTCGTCGCATCCGAAGCTTCGAGAACTCTCCGG GACTATCTGGCTGCTTCTGCAACAACTGACCTGGCGTATTGTGTAATTCTGGAACATACAATCGCAGAGAGGGAGCGCAG CCCAGCTGTAGTTGCAAGGTGTGTAACACTCTTGAAACGTCATCTTCTACG ATACAAACCAAGTGAGGAGACACTACTACAGATAGATCGGTTCTGTGTGAACACAATTGATGAATGTGATACTAGTCGAAAGCAAAGATTGTCACCAGGTTCACGATCTTTAGATCAACAAGCAGGGGCATCAACAGGACCTATGAATATATCTCCTTTGCCTGTATCCAGTTTTGCTTCTGGGGCTCTTGTGAAGTCATTGAATTATGTACGTTCCCTTATAGCTCAGCATATTCCAAGACTGTCTTTCCAACCAGCTGCCTTTGCCGGAGCGCCTCCTACATCAAGACAGGCACTTCCAACATTGTCATCTTTGTTGAGTAAATCCTTCAATTCACAATTAACCCCTGCTACTGGTGGAGAATCTTTAGAGAAGAAAGATGCTACTTCTATATCTGTTTCAAACTTATCAATCATTGAAAAAGTGGATGAATTGGTAGATCAAGTATATATTGCACATGATGTTCTGAAATGGCGCTGGCTCGGGGAGCATCATTCATCAGCTTTGCCAGCTGAAAG TGATTCCCAAGACATGAGAAAACGTAATTTCCTTGAAGTTGGTGCGGCAGGATTACTTGTAGGAGACATGGAAGCTAAAATGAAGGGCCAACCTTGGAAATTTTTTGGAACTGCTGATATGCCTTATCTCGATCAACTATTGCAACCTTCGCCAGTAACAACAATTACCGATTCTGTCAATTCCTGGTCCCACTTGAAAGCAATTACAGCATCTAAACGCACCAAACCTAGCCCTCGTCAAATTTG GGAGGATTCTCCTGTGAGCACATTCCGTGTGAAGGCTCGCCCGCTCTTCCAATATCGTCATTACAG TGAACAACAACCTTTGCGATTGAATCCTGCTGAGGTATGCGATGTGATGGCTGCAGTTTGCTCAGAGACATCTTCAACAAATGCGACATCTTCAACAAATGCTAATATTATGACAGTATCATCTAAATTAAGTAATCACTGTGGAAAGCCGTCCATGGACGTGGCCGTGAGCGTCCTTGTGAAACTTGTTATTGACAT GTATGTTTTAGATTCTGGTACCGCTTCTCCCCTGACTCTGTCTTTGATTGAG GATATGCTTAGTTCTCCCAAAGCAGCTTGCAGGACTCGTGCTTTTGATTTAATTCTGAACCTTGGTGTTCATGCTCATTTATTAGAGCCAGTTATAACTGACAGTGCTTCAACGATAGAGGAAGAATATTCTCAAGAATCATATTTTGACAACGAAGCTCCACTTACCACCCATGGAAAGGGAAAAtcagattttgttaagaagATGGGCAGAGTCTCAGCTATTGATAATTTTGAGTCTtggattttaaatattttgtatgagattCTACTTCTTCTTGTTCAG ACTGAAGAGAACGAAGAATCTGTCTGGGCCTCTGCTCTAAGCTGTTTACTTTATTTCGTTTGTGATAGGGGGAAAATTGTGAAAAACCGACTAAATGGTCTTGACATAAGG GTTGTTAAAGCATTTCTAGAAACTAGCAGGAAGAACTCATGGGCAGAAGTAGTTCATTGCAAGCTTATTTGCATGTTAACAAACATGTTTTATGATGATCCTGATGAACCTACTGATGCCAATCCAAGTACCCCAACTTTTCTCATAGACCAGGTTGATCTGATCGGAGGAAccgagtttatttttcttgag TATTCCCTCTCAAACTCAAGGGAAGAAAGGCGAAATCTGTATTTGGTCATATTTGACTATGTTCTGCatcaaacaaatgaaacatGCATAGCTACAGGAGTCAGTGAATATACCCATGATGAGATTCAACCTCTTGCTGTCCTGCTCACTCGTGCAGATGCACCTGAAGCATTCTATATATCTGTTAAGCTTGGGGTGGAAGGCATTGGGGAGATTTTAAGAAGATCAATCTCTTCTATGCTGTCTAAATATCCCAACAGTGAACGGCTAAATATG CTCTTGGAGATTGTAGTAGACAAATTTGATACAATAGTAAGTTCATTCACACATTTGGACAGAGAGTTCTCCCATATGATACAAATTACCAAATCATACAAGTTTTTGGAAAGCATTGAGGATACAGTTCCAAGAAATGGTCTTGGTATGAAAGCAAAACTCTCATGGACCATTTTACATTCGCTTCTTCATTCAGGAAGAACTGCATATCGTCGAAATGGTTACATATGGTTAGGTGATCTGCTTATTGAAGAAATAAGTGAGAAAAGGGATGCTGGTATCTGGTCTAATATTAGAACCTTGCAGCAGAAAATTGCCCACGCTGGTCTTCACGATGCTTCAGCTGCTTCAGATGTTCCTTTGGCCGTTGAGcttttttgtgggcttttgaAGTCAAAGCACAACTTCATAAAATGGGGCTTCCTACTTGTTCTGGAGAGGCTTCTCATGCGATGCAAATTTTTGTTAGATGAGAATGAAATACTGCACCCAAGCAGTACCGAGCTTGGGCATGTGGACAAAGATGGTCATCTGGAGAAAGCTAATGCAGTGATTGACATCATGAGCAGTGCTTTGTCCTTAGTGTTCCAGATAAATGAAACAGACCGCATCAATATTTTGAAG ATGTGTGATATACTATTCTCTCAGTTGTGTCTGAGAGTTCCTCCTACAACTGCAATTCCATATGGAGATGGTGTGCACCAAGCCAATATAATGAAAGAAACTGATGGCAGATCCTACACCCTACTTGAACGTGAGACGGCCTCAATGGCAGCACTTTTACTTCGTGGACATGTCATTGTTCCAATGCAGTTAGTGGCACGCGTTCCTGCTGCGTTATTCTATTGGCCACTGATTCAGCTTGCAGGTGCAGCAACAGATAACATTGCATTAGGTGTTGCTGTAGGAAGCAAAGGAAGAGGAAACCTCCCTGGTGCCACGTCAGATATTCGGGCTACTCTTCTGTTACTTCTAATTGGTAAATGCACTGCAGATCCTGCTGCATTCCAAGAAGTTGGTGGAGAAGAATTTTTcag GGGACTTTTAGATGATACAGATTCAAGGGTGGCATATTATTCTTCAACTTTTCTTTTAAAG CAAATTATGACAGAAAATCCTGAAGATTACCAACACATTCTTCAAAGTCTCATTGTTAGAGCTCAGCAG AGCAACAATGAAAAGCTGTTGGAGAATCCATATCTTCAGATGCGTGGCATACTTCAGCTAGCAAATGATCTTGGATCGAGATTGTAA